The nucleotide sequence CTATCAGGGGGCGCGTTGCTCATTGGAGCCGCTATTGGCTACTTTGTTCATGTACCCCAGCGACTGATTGCGGGCATTATGGCCTTTGGCAGTGGCGTTTTGTTTTCGGCGCTCTCTTTCGATCTGATGGATGAAGCCTATCGCGCGGGCGGGTTCGACTCAACCGCTATTGGCTTCCTGGGCGGAGCCGGTGTGTATACCTTTGCTAATTACATTCTGGCCAATAAGGGAGCCAAACACCGAAAGCGTTCTGGCACACAGCAATCTTCCGAGCAGGAAAAAGACGGTAGTGGTCTGGCGATAGCCGTAGGTGCCTTGCTGGACGGTATCCCCGAATCGATTGTCATTGGTTTGAGTCTGCTGGGTGGCAAAGGCGTGAGCATTGCCGCTGTTGCAGCCGTGTTTCTGTCAAATATTCCCGAGGGATTATCGAGCGCGGCCGGGATGAAGAAATCCGGTCGATCGGTAGGGTACGTGCTGGGCGTCTGGGCGGCAATCGCGCTTATTTCGGGCGTAGCCGCTCTGGTCGGGTACACGGTATTCCAGCATTACAACAATGAAATCATTGCGGCTACAACAGCGGTTGCGGCCGGGGCAATTCTAGCCATGCTGGTCGATACCATGGTGCCCGAAGCCTTTGAGGAAGCGCGCGATTTTGCGGGTCTGATTACCGTTGTTGGCTTTCTGCTGGCGTTTATTTTATCGAAGCTAAGTGGCTAGAACCCCACTAGCTAATAATTTGAACATCAGCTTAAAAAGGCTGTTAATTACTAAAACTCATCAACAATTATGGAAAGCCGAGCTAAACTGGCGGGCCACGCGGCTCACCCAATTTTAGTTGTATTTCCGCTGGGCCTGTTAGCGACAGCGGTGATTTTTGATACTATTTATCTATTCAGCGACAACTCAACGTTTGTTCTGGTTTCTTACTGGATGATCGTAGCGGGATTACTGGGCGGGTTAGTAGCAGCCATACCGGGCTGGATTGACTGGTTTGCCATTCCCGGCGGTACGCGGGCCAAACGAATTGGTCTGGTGCACGGCCTGGGCAACGTTACGGTTCTGCTCTTATTTGGGGTAAGCTGGCTGTTCCGTAGCGACGAAGCGGGTTACATTCCTACAGAAAGCGCTCTGATTCTTTCCTACGCGGCCTTTCTGATAGCTGGCATAACAGGCTGGCTCGGCGGTGAGCTGGTCGATCGGCTGGGCGTTGGCGTGGATAATGGAGCGCACCTGAACTCGCCTAATTCCTTGTCGGGACGACCTGCCACGGATATTGACGGCGAAGGTGGCAGACTCCACGATACACGCGGTCGCGAACGATTTGCGTAAGGATATCGCTCTAAAAACAGGAGGCCCGATTTGCAAATCGGGCCTCCTGTTTTTAGAGCGTTTAGGGTGTTCAGGCTTCCTCCCGCTGCCCCCGCTTTGTCAGAAAATAAACGGGAATACCCAGGCCGGCAATCAGCAGGCCCATACCCGTATTGAAGGTTTTCGTATAAAGCAATATGGCGCAGATGGTCAGGCCAGCGATAATATACAGGGCTGGCACAAGCGGATAGCCAAAAGCGCGGTATGGTCGTTCGGTGGCGGGTTCGCTGCGCCGGAGCAGAAACAGTCCGCCAATGGTAACAATGTAAAAGCAGAGCGACGTAAAGGTGCAATAATCCAGCAGGTCGCCGTAGGTACCCGACAGGCACAGCAGCGACGCCCAGATGCATTGCAGCCACAGTGCCCGGCCCGGAACGGCGTTGCGGTTCAGATGCGATGCCTGTTTTAGAAACAGACCATCTTTGGCCATGGCGTAATATAGACGCGCTCCGGCCAGAATCAGCCCGTTGTTACAGCCAAACGTAGAGATCATAATCAGGACAGCCATGAAGGCTACGGCAATGTTGCCGAAAATGGTCGAGACAGCGGCCGTTGCAACGCGGTCCGCTTCGGCAAACTGAATCCCCCGCCCCACAATGTCGGTAGCCGTAGGCGAGCCCTTCAGCGGTAACAGCGAGAGATACGATACGTTAGCCAGGAAATAGATCAGCGTTACGATGAGCGTTCCAAAGAACAGAGCCAGCGGGATGTTCCGGCGCGGGTTCTTGATTTCGCCGGCAATGAACGTAACGTTGTTCCAGGCGTCGGCCGAAAAGAGCGACCCCACCATCGACGTACCAAAGGCCAGCACCAGCGCCATTCCTGCCAGCGGCAGCACCTCGCCCGTTGCCGTGGTTGTACTGGCATCCCAGGCACTGGCAAAGTTCGCTGACAGCAGTCCGCTATTCAGCCCCAGAGCAATACCGACGACAATGAGCCCGAGCAGCGCAATGAGTTTGGCCGACGTAAACACGTTCTGAATCAGTTTTCCGCTTTGCACACCCCGGCTATTCAGCCACGTTAGCAGCACCAGACTGGCAATGGCAAACAGTGATCCGGCCGATACCTTGACCGGCCCAAGCGCCAGCAGCACATTATCGGGGCTAAGGGCCGGAATGAACACAGCTGTGTATTTGGTAAAGGCGACGGCCACGGCGGCAATGGTGCCGGTCTGAATGACGGTAAATACCGTCCAGCCGTAAACAAAGCCTGTCAGGTGCCCATAGGCGCGCTGAATATAAATGTATTGCCCACCCGCTTTGGGCATCATACCCGCCAGTTCACCATAGCTGAGCGCAGCCGCTACGGTCAGAAGGCCCGTCAGCACCCAGAGCATCAGCAGCCAGCCCGACGCACCCAAATTGCGGGCCATATCGGCTGTAACGATGAACACACCCGAGCCGATCATGGAACCCGACACAATGAGCGTCGAGTCGATCAGGCTCAGCGAGCGTTTGAAATCAGTTTTTTCGTCGGCAACAGCTTGCACAGAGATTGGCAGGTTTAGATGAATGAAGATACAAGAAGCATCCCGCTGGCCGGAAAAGCAAGTTATGCAACCAGGATTCGGATTGAACAGGAGACAGGCAATCTGGTTATTCCTTTAACACCGCCCTGCCATGCTTGCCGAGCCCTGCACCAATAATACCGTTTACGACGCCGACCACGACATCTGGTGGAACCCCGACGAGCTGTTTTTTATGCTCAAAACCTCCGTTAACCCAGCGCGAATGGGTTATTTCAAACGGATTTTTCAGGATCAGAATGTTCCTGTTCAGGGCCGGACTTTGCTGGACGTAGGTTGTGGGGGCGGTATTCTGGCCGAAGAATTCGCGGGATTGAGTGTGACTGTAACGGGCATTGATCCATCAGCCTCGTCGGTCGCAACGGCCCGTCACCATGCCAAACAGCAGGGTTTGCCGATCAGCTATTCGGTCGGTGCGGGCGAAAGCCTGCCCTTCGCCGATGCGTCATTCGATTACGTGAGCTGCTGCGATGTGCTCGAACACGTACAGAACGTTGATGAGGTCCTGGCTGAAATCAGCCGCGTTTTGAAGCCGGGAGGCATATTCCTGTATGACACCGTCAACCGAACCTGGCTGAGCTGGCTGTTTCTCATCAAAATCGCTCAGGACTGGCCGAGATGGGCGTTTATGGAACCCAATCAGCACCGATACGAGCGATTCATTAAACCGTCGGAGCTGATTCACAAGCTGGCCGCCAATGGGTTACTCAATCAGAACACACGCGGCATGGTGGGCGATTATAACCTGCTGAAAACACTTTACTACCTGCGCCAACGCACATCCGGCCGGTGGACTTTCCGCCAGCTTGGCCAATGCATGAAAATGCGCGAAGGCCGGGATACGAATCTGTGTTATATGGGATGGGCCCGGAAAAAGTAATAGTGTCATCAGGCTATAAAGTTTGTGGAATACCTACCGATTTTATAGTCTGATGACACTACTGCCCCGTCAATTAGTTTATTTCAATCTCATCCACGGCCAGTTGCGCGGTTTTACCGGGATTACGCAGTCCCGCCGGAACCTGCCCAATGTTCTGGGCAACAATCCGTACGTAACGGGCCGTTGTTGGCGTAAAATCGAACGGTAACCGGACAACGCCCCGCTTGCCGCCCTCGGCCGCATTGGTTTTGGTTGTCAGCACCGGCCGAAAGGTTTTTCCGTCGTCCGAAACGGCAATGTCAACCTGTTTGGGCAGGCAGATATTTTTAGCCGTGTACTTCAGAAAACCCACCCGAACGCTCTGCACCGGCTGCGACTGTCCCAGATCAATAATGGCGTTGATGTCATTGGTGAATGAAACGACATCACTCAATTCATACCCGCCCATGCTGGCCGTAGTCCCGTTAGTCAGAGCATAATTTTTGTCGGGACGGCCAGTCGTTGGCCCAGTAAGCAGGGTATAGGGTTTACCAGTAGCTTTCGAAACCAGATATTCTTTCTGCACCTTGGCAAGCTGACTAAGTGGTTTACGGACGTTGAACGTAGCCGCCCGAACGGTGGCCGACTTATCGAGCAATAGTGGCTTTTCATACCGGGGCGATTCACCCGATGGCGTACTCCCGTCTATCGTGTACCGAGTTTCAGGCGCCTGCGGCCCTGCCGTTAGCGATACCTCAACATTACCTCCGGGTGTTGCCTTGCCCGATGGCGCTGCATCGAAGAACGTTCGGGCAGCGTTGACATTGAGCTTCGCCAACCGATCGAAGTGGGTGGGTAGCCGACGGGCGAAATCGTCGTAATTCTTCTGGGCCAGCGGTGTCCAGACCACTTCGGCCAGAGCAACAGCCCGGGGCCAGAACATATATTCAGCCTGGCTCGTCGTCGAAATATATTCTGTCCAGAGGTTACCCTGAGCGCCTAGAATATGGGTTGCTTCGGCAGGCGACAGTTCGGCTGGGGTTGGGTTGTAGGAATAGACCTGCTGTATTGGCAACGACCCGCCAAAGGCCGTTGGCTCCATAGCCGGGTCACCCTGATAGTGATCGAGGTAGCAGAACTGGCCGGGCGTCATGATGACGTCGTGCCGCTGGCGGGCCGCTTCAAGGCCGCCCTTAGTACCGCGCCAGCTCATCACGGTTGCGTTGGGCGACAAACCTCCTTCCAGAATCTCATCCCAGCCGATAATCCGCCGACCTTTAGCGGTGACGAACTTGTCGATCCGCGTAATGAACCAGCTCTGCAGTTCATTCTCATTTTTCAATCCTTCCCGCTTGATGAGCTGCTGACAGAACGCACTTTTGCGCCAGGCATCCTTGGGACATTCGTCGCCCCCAATGTGGATATACTTACTGGGAAACAGCGCCATGACCTCCGTCAGAACATCCTGCAGGAACGTAAAGGTTTGTTCGGTTGGACAGAACACATCGGTGAACACTCCCCATTTCGTGGCTACCTGATAGGGGCCAGGTGCGCAGGCCAGTTCCGGATAGGCAGTCAATGCCGCCAGGGCGTGGCCCGGCATTTCAATCTCAGGAACAACATTGATGTGTTTGGTGGCTGCATACCGCACAACCTCCCGCACCTCGTCCTGGGTGTAAAAGCCACCGTAGGGTTTGCCATCAAACACCTGCGGGTCATACTCATCGTAATGCCCGACGAGGGTTTCGCGTCGTTGTGATCCCACCTGAGTCAGCTTTGGATACTTCTTGATTTCGATACGCCAGCCCTGATCGTCTGTAAGATGCCAATGAAAGTTATTGAACTTATGCAGCGCCATCAGATCCAGGTGCTTCTTGATGAACGATACCGGGAAGAAATGCCGACTAACGTCAAGGTGCAGCCCCCGGTAGGCATAGCGCGGCCGGTCCTGAATCCGGCACGCTGGCACCGTCAGGCTGGCTAATTCCGGAAACAGGCTCTGGCTCAACACAGCTGGTGGCAGCAGTTGGCGCAGCGTCTGGACGGCGTAAAAGAATCCTTTGGGCTGGGCGGCTTCAATCGTAATGAGCTTATCGGTTACGTCCAGCCGGTAGCCTTCCCCGCCCAGCGCCGTATCGCTGACGGGAACAAACCGGATACTGTTCGATCCCATGCTCGGCGCTGACGTAACCGTTTTGCTGACATTGCGCACCGAAATGCCTAGTCCGCTGGCGCGGTTAATCTGGTTCGCGAACGTATCGGCGATGGCTTTCAGAGCCGTTTGTGCAACGGGCACCTGAATGATTGTTGTCTGGTTGATGACGAATTCGCCAGCACGGGGGTCAAGCTGTGCCGGCCGGGGAATGATGGTATAGCGGTTCGTTAGCGGCACATCGCCGGTTTGACTGAACGAAGGAATCAACTGCAGCAGAAAAACAGCAATCAGAGCGAAGCGAATTATCATGGACGAACTCTTGCGATGAGGATTAATGACCCACAACTTTGAATCGGTAAAGATATAAAAGTGCGTTGACCAACGAGAGCGAACCCTGCTTTGGCCAACGCACATGCGAACGACGACAACGCGTTCTTACTGGGCTTCGGCCCGCCAGATGTTGTTCTTTTCGTTGACGTCCGGCAGTTTTTCGTCCGGATCGAGCACAACCGTCTTCAGGGGCGATGTCGAGTTGTACCGGAACGTCCAGGTACCGCCCCGCTGCCAGACTTCAATCGGCAGATTGATACGGCCTTTTTTACCGTTCGATTCGGTCACTTCGACCGTAACGGGCATCGCCATTTTTTCGAGGTTTTCGATGGAGATGAGCGAGCCCTTCTCAGCCGAGCCATCCACGTATTTAACTTCTCTTACGCCCTGATCTAGCTTCCAGGTCTCGTAGAAAAAGCCGCGCCAGAACCAGCCCAGGTCTTCACCGGCCGCGTCTTCCATGCTTCGGAAGAAATCGT is from Spirosoma taeanense and encodes:
- a CDS encoding ZIP family metal transporter, with the protein product MIPEWLSAGLWGLLSGGALLIGAAIGYFVHVPQRLIAGIMAFGSGVLFSALSFDLMDEAYRAGGFDSTAIGFLGGAGVYTFANYILANKGAKHRKRSGTQQSSEQEKDGSGLAIAVGALLDGIPESIVIGLSLLGGKGVSIAAVAAVFLSNIPEGLSSAAGMKKSGRSVGYVLGVWAAIALISGVAALVGYTVFQHYNNEIIAATTAVAAGAILAMLVDTMVPEAFEEARDFAGLITVVGFLLAFILSKLSG
- a CDS encoding DUF2231 domain-containing protein — translated: MESRAKLAGHAAHPILVVFPLGLLATAVIFDTIYLFSDNSTFVLVSYWMIVAGLLGGLVAAIPGWIDWFAIPGGTRAKRIGLVHGLGNVTVLLLFGVSWLFRSDEAGYIPTESALILSYAAFLIAGITGWLGGELVDRLGVGVDNGAHLNSPNSLSGRPATDIDGEGGRLHDTRGRERFA
- a CDS encoding APC family permease, producing the protein MQAVADEKTDFKRSLSLIDSTLIVSGSMIGSGVFIVTADMARNLGASGWLLMLWVLTGLLTVAAALSYGELAGMMPKAGGQYIYIQRAYGHLTGFVYGWTVFTVIQTGTIAAVAVAFTKYTAVFIPALSPDNVLLALGPVKVSAGSLFAIASLVLLTWLNSRGVQSGKLIQNVFTSAKLIALLGLIVVGIALGLNSGLLSANFASAWDASTTTATGEVLPLAGMALVLAFGTSMVGSLFSADAWNNVTFIAGEIKNPRRNIPLALFFGTLIVTLIYFLANVSYLSLLPLKGSPTATDIVGRGIQFAEADRVATAAVSTIFGNIAVAFMAVLIMISTFGCNNGLILAGARLYYAMAKDGLFLKQASHLNRNAVPGRALWLQCIWASLLCLSGTYGDLLDYCTFTSLCFYIVTIGGLFLLRRSEPATERPYRAFGYPLVPALYIIAGLTICAILLYTKTFNTGMGLLIAGLGIPVYFLTKRGQREEA
- the ubiG gene encoding bifunctional 2-polyprenyl-6-hydroxyphenol methylase/3-demethylubiquinol 3-O-methyltransferase UbiG — translated: MLAEPCTNNTVYDADHDIWWNPDELFFMLKTSVNPARMGYFKRIFQDQNVPVQGRTLLDVGCGGGILAEEFAGLSVTVTGIDPSASSVATARHHAKQQGLPISYSVGAGESLPFADASFDYVSCCDVLEHVQNVDEVLAEISRVLKPGGIFLYDTVNRTWLSWLFLIKIAQDWPRWAFMEPNQHRYERFIKPSELIHKLAANGLLNQNTRGMVGDYNLLKTLYYLRQRTSGRWTFRQLGQCMKMREGRDTNLCYMGWARKK
- a CDS encoding glycoside hydrolase family 20 protein codes for the protein MIIRFALIAVFLLQLIPSFSQTGDVPLTNRYTIIPRPAQLDPRAGEFVINQTTIIQVPVAQTALKAIADTFANQINRASGLGISVRNVSKTVTSAPSMGSNSIRFVPVSDTALGGEGYRLDVTDKLITIEAAQPKGFFYAVQTLRQLLPPAVLSQSLFPELASLTVPACRIQDRPRYAYRGLHLDVSRHFFPVSFIKKHLDLMALHKFNNFHWHLTDDQGWRIEIKKYPKLTQVGSQRRETLVGHYDEYDPQVFDGKPYGGFYTQDEVREVVRYAATKHINVVPEIEMPGHALAALTAYPELACAPGPYQVATKWGVFTDVFCPTEQTFTFLQDVLTEVMALFPSKYIHIGGDECPKDAWRKSAFCQQLIKREGLKNENELQSWFITRIDKFVTAKGRRIIGWDEILEGGLSPNATVMSWRGTKGGLEAARQRHDVIMTPGQFCYLDHYQGDPAMEPTAFGGSLPIQQVYSYNPTPAELSPAEATHILGAQGNLWTEYISTTSQAEYMFWPRAVALAEVVWTPLAQKNYDDFARRLPTHFDRLAKLNVNAARTFFDAAPSGKATPGGNVEVSLTAGPQAPETRYTIDGSTPSGESPRYEKPLLLDKSATVRAATFNVRKPLSQLAKVQKEYLVSKATGKPYTLLTGPTTGRPDKNYALTNGTTASMGGYELSDVVSFTNDINAIIDLGQSQPVQSVRVGFLKYTAKNICLPKQVDIAVSDDGKTFRPVLTTKTNAAEGGKRGVVRLPFDFTPTTARYVRIVAQNIGQVPAGLRNPGKTAQLAVDEIEIN